In the Chlorobium limicola DSM 245 genome, one interval contains:
- a CDS encoding helix-turn-helix domain-containing protein has protein sequence MPTSHLPNSAVRKALRKLGANIHEARMRRRLPMSVVAERASTSRPTLSRLEKGDPSVSIGIYAAVLQALGLLDDLALLADPARDSVGQQLSTAALPRRARISGRKRSDGDA, from the coding sequence ATGCCGACATCTCATCTGCCAAATTCTGCCGTGCGCAAGGCGCTGCGCAAGCTTGGAGCAAATATTCATGAGGCGCGGATGCGCCGCAGGTTGCCTATGAGTGTTGTGGCTGAACGGGCTTCGACATCGCGTCCAACCCTTTCCCGCCTTGAGAAGGGCGATCCTTCGGTGAGTATCGGTATTTATGCTGCTGTGCTTCAGGCCCTTGGTCTGCTGGACGATCTGGCATTGCTTGCCGATCCGGCCCGAGACAGCGTTGGTCAGCAGCTTTCGACGGCAGCATTGCCCAGGCGTGCCCGTATAAGCGGCAGAAAACGGAGTGACGGTGATGCCTGA
- a CDS encoding type II toxin-antitoxin system HipA family toxin, with protein MPEVEVYIDWQGSCRLIGRLYRQSGRGRETVSFRYDDRWIAAADHFPIDVSLKVGRGIFVPPAGREMFGTLGDSAPDQWGRRLMRRAERRRAEKELRAPRTLFETDFLLGVADETRLGAFRFRYPGDAGFLSSTESGVPKLVELGKLLGVTERILRDEESDEDLLMIFAPGSSLGGARPKASVIDQYGQLSIAKFPKENDEYSIETWEEISLTLAAKAGIRTPVHELKRIAGKAILLSRRFDRKDGGRIPFMSAMSMTGSLDGEGGSYLDIVDALGEFGAQARTDRAELFRRMVFNVLISNVDDHLRNHGFLMTSRHGWVLSPVFDLNPTPQDVKPRVLSTAIDLEDGTCSIGLVRDVAHFFGLQKAEADRMISDVAHVTETWSEVAKTVGARPSEIKRMESAFEHDDLYRALRL; from the coding sequence ATGCCTGAGGTCGAGGTTTATATCGATTGGCAAGGATCCTGCCGATTGATCGGCAGGCTTTACCGTCAGTCCGGCAGGGGACGGGAGACTGTTTCATTCCGGTATGATGACCGATGGATTGCTGCGGCCGATCATTTTCCAATAGATGTTTCACTCAAGGTGGGGCGTGGTATTTTCGTTCCTCCGGCCGGCAGGGAGATGTTCGGTACGTTGGGGGATTCCGCTCCGGACCAATGGGGGAGGCGTCTCATGCGTCGTGCCGAGCGTCGAAGAGCCGAAAAAGAGCTTCGGGCTCCACGAACGCTGTTTGAAACCGATTTTCTGCTGGGGGTTGCCGATGAGACCCGTTTGGGCGCCTTTCGCTTCAGATATCCGGGAGATGCGGGTTTTCTGTCATCGACAGAGAGCGGGGTTCCCAAGCTGGTCGAGCTTGGGAAGTTATTGGGAGTGACCGAGCGGATACTGCGTGACGAAGAGAGTGATGAAGACCTCCTGATGATTTTCGCTCCCGGTTCATCACTTGGAGGGGCGCGTCCGAAAGCATCGGTTATTGATCAGTATGGACAGCTTTCGATAGCCAAGTTTCCAAAGGAAAACGATGAATACAGCATTGAAACCTGGGAAGAGATTTCGCTGACACTTGCTGCAAAAGCAGGGATAAGGACGCCCGTCCATGAACTGAAGAGGATTGCCGGAAAAGCCATTCTGCTTTCGCGCCGTTTTGACCGCAAGGATGGTGGGCGTATTCCGTTCATGTCTGCAATGTCCATGACCGGATCTCTTGATGGCGAGGGAGGGAGTTATCTGGATATTGTTGATGCTCTCGGTGAGTTTGGCGCCCAGGCTCGGACGGATCGTGCCGAGTTGTTTCGGCGCATGGTTTTCAATGTGCTGATCTCAAATGTTGACGATCATTTGCGAAACCATGGCTTTTTGATGACGAGCAGGCACGGATGGGTGTTGTCTCCGGTGTTCGATCTCAACCCGACGCCTCAGGATGTGAAACCGAGGGTTCTCTCGACAGCTATCGATCTGGAAGACGGAACGTGCTCGATCGGACTGGTTCGCGATGTCGCCCATTTTTTCGGATTGCAGAAGGCTGAGGCGGATCGAATGATTTCTGATGTTGCTCATGTTACAGAGACCTGGTCTGAGGTAGCAAAAACAGTTGGTGCACGGCCGTCAGAAATAAAACGGATGGAGAGCGCCTTTGAGCATGACGATCTGTACCGTGCTTTACGCTTGTGA
- a CDS encoding AAA domain-containing protein, translated as MSIDSRQNLIIIKGKDRTDQILRIEEADECMVVTFSNGKPYFYAREKVAWLSNPGLITTEHCRVMVEGDVLFDIEEVLRFETWVKIFRRNGVSRCCLFSDFSVQRMTLSDGRSSDVLAYFRELAEVSALRTNEDKSLIAMKYRHLNIVSGRSILASFLQARPPGSGTVPSDLIFPFGCNMSQKTAVQRAIEHPVSLIQGPPGTGKTQTILNLIGNMLLWRKRVAVVSSNNSATANVLEKLQKYELDFVAASLGSTRNKQVFIEGQSSDAVSMPILQADHEASVLQEISLLNKELDKAFEKKNELAAIIQQIDALRLEMDHFETFCEETKGDDLTVMDRSIQAKLSARKLLHAWLASEKELKRHAKAGLPSPSKRRVGFLKKMGFLLRFGMEGRAYFELSVEARIPLLQKAYYLRKLTDMENRRKTLEELLGGFRFDEHLERLRELSMQLLKHRLAELYNNRERRVFALEDLRNQPGEFLNEYPLILSTTFSIITSLKSGYLFDCVIVDEASQVDLLSGVLAMGCAEKLVIVGDPMQLPNVLTKQDEQQAKEIALRYDLPDYARFERHNLLSAVRTAFPDIPETLLQEHYRCHPKIIQFCNQKFYGGELLVMTRDQGEPDVLKAYMTVEGRHARGTFNQRQVDEVTQNVLPELASIQPADIGIVSPFRAQAARMQSSVGSNEIEIDTVHKYQGREKRAIIITTVSNEANEFVDNPNLLNVAVSRAQERLRLVVSREMAEGNGNVADLVRYIRYNNCEVIPGRVRSVFDLLYHDYTEARLAVLKKRIRVSKYDSENLVHSEIEAVLQERAYRGFGVVFQFPLSMLVRDTGNLTTEESAYANHPWTKTDFVVFRKVDKSPVLVIEVDGYAFHREGTRQAERDALKDAVLSKCGLPILRLSTVGSNERNRISKKLEEVTTGKNRHV; from the coding sequence ATGAGCATTGACTCAAGGCAAAACCTCATCATCATCAAAGGCAAGGATCGTACGGATCAGATTTTGCGAATCGAGGAAGCGGACGAATGTATGGTCGTGACTTTCAGTAATGGAAAGCCGTATTTCTATGCGAGAGAAAAAGTTGCATGGCTTTCGAATCCCGGTCTGATAACAACAGAGCATTGCCGGGTCATGGTTGAAGGTGATGTGCTGTTTGATATCGAGGAGGTGCTGCGTTTCGAAACCTGGGTGAAAATTTTTCGCAGGAACGGAGTAAGCCGGTGCTGCCTGTTTTCGGATTTTTCCGTGCAGCGAATGACTTTATCCGATGGACGCTCCTCCGATGTGCTTGCCTATTTTCGGGAACTCGCTGAAGTCTCTGCTCTCAGGACGAATGAGGACAAGTCGCTGATAGCGATGAAATACCGGCACCTGAATATTGTTTCGGGTCGAAGTATCCTTGCGAGCTTTCTGCAGGCTCGTCCTCCTGGTTCGGGTACTGTACCGTCGGATCTTATCTTTCCGTTTGGTTGCAATATGAGCCAGAAAACAGCCGTACAAAGGGCGATCGAGCATCCTGTATCCCTGATTCAGGGTCCTCCGGGCACCGGCAAGACCCAAACCATCCTGAATCTGATAGGCAACATGCTGCTCTGGAGGAAACGGGTCGCTGTGGTCTCCAGCAACAACTCGGCTACAGCCAATGTGCTGGAAAAGCTTCAGAAATATGAGCTGGATTTCGTGGCGGCATCTCTCGGAAGCACCAGGAACAAACAGGTGTTTATCGAGGGGCAGTCATCCGATGCCGTTTCGATGCCGATACTCCAGGCAGATCATGAAGCATCTGTTCTTCAGGAGATTTCCCTTCTGAATAAAGAGCTTGATAAGGCGTTTGAAAAGAAGAACGAATTAGCCGCCATAATTCAGCAGATCGATGCTCTTCGGCTTGAAATGGATCACTTTGAAACGTTCTGTGAGGAAACAAAGGGCGACGACTTGACTGTTATGGATCGGTCGATTCAGGCAAAATTATCCGCACGGAAGCTGTTGCATGCCTGGCTGGCGTCTGAAAAGGAATTGAAGCGTCATGCAAAAGCGGGTTTACCATCGCCCTCGAAACGGCGTGTCGGTTTTCTGAAGAAGATGGGGTTTCTGCTCCGGTTTGGAATGGAAGGGAGAGCTTATTTCGAGTTGAGCGTAGAGGCGCGTATTCCCCTGTTGCAGAAGGCCTATTACCTGCGAAAGCTGACGGATATGGAAAACAGGCGGAAAACGCTTGAGGAATTGCTTGGCGGATTCCGTTTTGACGAGCACCTGGAACGGCTGAGGGAGCTTTCGATGCAACTGCTGAAGCACCGTCTTGCAGAGCTCTACAACAACCGGGAGCGGAGAGTATTCGCTCTTGAAGATCTCCGGAATCAGCCGGGCGAGTTTCTCAATGAATATCCTCTCATACTGAGTACAACGTTTTCCATCATTACATCGCTCAAGTCCGGCTATCTGTTCGATTGCGTTATCGTTGACGAGGCGAGTCAGGTCGATCTGCTCAGCGGCGTTCTTGCGATGGGTTGCGCAGAGAAGCTCGTCATCGTGGGTGATCCTATGCAACTGCCCAATGTCTTGACGAAGCAGGATGAACAGCAGGCAAAAGAGATCGCCTTACGATACGATCTCCCTGATTATGCCAGGTTCGAGCGACATAACCTGCTTTCTGCCGTGCGAACTGCGTTCCCTGATATTCCGGAGACTCTGTTGCAAGAGCATTATCGGTGTCATCCAAAGATCATTCAGTTCTGCAACCAGAAGTTCTATGGTGGCGAACTGCTTGTAATGACTCGCGATCAGGGCGAGCCGGACGTGCTCAAGGCCTATATGACCGTCGAGGGCCGCCATGCGCGCGGTACGTTCAATCAGCGCCAGGTTGACGAAGTTACACAGAATGTTTTGCCGGAACTGGCCTCAATCCAGCCCGCTGACATAGGCATCGTTTCGCCGTTCAGAGCGCAGGCGGCCCGGATGCAGTCTTCTGTCGGCTCGAATGAGATCGAGATCGATACGGTGCATAAGTATCAGGGCAGAGAAAAGCGGGCAATAATTATCACAACCGTATCGAACGAGGCCAACGAATTCGTCGATAACCCGAATCTGCTGAACGTTGCTGTATCCCGCGCGCAGGAGAGGCTTCGGCTGGTCGTTTCCAGGGAGATGGCTGAGGGGAATGGCAATGTCGCGGATCTTGTCCGTTACATCAGGTACAACAATTGCGAGGTTATACCTGGCAGGGTTCGTTCTGTTTTTGATCTTCTCTATCATGACTACACGGAAGCACGTCTGGCGGTACTGAAAAAGCGGATACGGGTTTCGAAATACGATTCCGAGAATCTTGTCCACAGCGAAATAGAGGCGGTACTTCAGGAGAGAGCTTATCGGGGTTTCGGTGTCGTTTTTCAATTTCCGCTGTCGATGCTCGTTCGGGATACCGGGAACCTGACCACCGAAGAATCTGCCTATGCTAACCATCCATGGACCAAAACCGATTTTGTGGTTTTCCGTAAGGTCGATAAAAGTCCGGTGCTTGTCATCGAGGTCGATGGATACGCATTCCATCGCGAAGGCACACGACAGGCTGAACGTGATGCCCTCAAAGACGCCGTGCTCAGCAAATGCGGCCTGCCGATCCTGCGCCTGTCAACCGTCGGCAGTAACGAGCGGAACCGGATCAGCAAGAAGCTGGAGGAAGTGACGACGGGCAAGAACCGCCATGTTTGA
- a CDS encoding IS1634 family transposase, whose product MAYRVHQLNKKTGVTYVYEAVSTWDKTLKQARNKQICVGKIDPVTGEFVPSKRLDPAQSALRDPAVTASAQVMGPTFVLDAIALRTGVSALMKSVFPQSHQELMAMAFYLTSQGGALSLCASWAKGHMPDLAASLGSQRMSDLLASIGTDRKQAFFAKWMKMRLENDYLCYDITSVSSYSELNEYIKYGYNRDEEKLPQLNLAMLFGQKSGLPGYYHRIPGNINDVSTLHNLLETFRMLEIGQLHYVMDKGFYSKKNVDDLVGYRDHFTISVPINNRWLQRAIDDIHQTIHGPEGYRRLDDEILYVHSRFYPWGEARRRCYLHLYYNATKRAREIDTFNESLFRYREELESGKPIAAHQKAYEDFFTVKTTPKRGTIVSFNTEAINRHISRYAGFQALLSSDIKDPVEALRVYRNKDSVEKCFDDLKNTLDMKRLRMHSSATVDGRLFIQFIALILISALRKQMRDSGLIEQYTVRELLREMETLTKITYSGKYGHILTELTKPQRQILTALNIPVLDPASL is encoded by the coding sequence ATGGCATATCGGGTTCACCAGCTCAACAAGAAGACCGGAGTCACCTATGTTTACGAGGCGGTCTCTACCTGGGACAAAACGCTCAAGCAGGCCAGAAACAAACAGATCTGCGTCGGCAAGATCGATCCGGTGACCGGTGAGTTTGTGCCGTCAAAACGGCTTGATCCTGCCCAAAGTGCGCTTCGCGATCCAGCTGTGACCGCTTCGGCTCAGGTGATGGGTCCAACCTTCGTGCTCGATGCGATTGCCCTGCGTACAGGGGTGAGCGCGCTCATGAAATCAGTATTTCCGCAGTCGCATCAGGAGCTCATGGCCATGGCATTCTATTTGACCAGCCAAGGGGGCGCATTGAGCCTTTGCGCCTCATGGGCCAAGGGCCATATGCCTGACCTTGCGGCATCACTTGGCAGCCAGCGCATGAGCGATTTGCTTGCCTCAATCGGAACCGACCGGAAGCAGGCCTTCTTTGCCAAGTGGATGAAGATGCGTCTGGAGAACGATTACCTGTGCTATGATATCACCTCGGTCTCCTCATATTCGGAGCTGAACGAGTATATCAAGTACGGCTACAATCGTGATGAAGAGAAGTTGCCACAACTGAACCTGGCCATGTTGTTTGGACAGAAGTCCGGATTACCGGGCTATTACCATCGGATTCCTGGCAATATCAATGATGTGTCAACCTTGCATAACCTTCTGGAGACCTTCAGAATGCTGGAGATCGGGCAATTGCATTATGTGATGGATAAAGGATTTTACAGCAAGAAGAATGTCGATGATCTGGTCGGATACCGCGACCATTTCACCATCTCGGTACCGATAAACAATCGGTGGCTACAGCGGGCTATCGATGACATCCATCAGACGATTCACGGCCCTGAAGGGTATCGCAGGCTCGATGACGAAATCCTGTATGTGCACTCACGCTTCTACCCGTGGGGAGAAGCACGGAGACGGTGCTACCTGCATCTGTACTACAACGCCACCAAACGGGCACGGGAGATCGACACGTTCAATGAGTCGTTGTTCCGGTATCGGGAGGAGCTTGAATCCGGCAAACCGATCGCTGCCCACCAGAAGGCGTATGAGGATTTCTTTACCGTGAAAACGACACCGAAACGAGGAACGATAGTCTCCTTCAACACCGAGGCGATCAACCGCCATATCAGCCGGTATGCCGGGTTCCAGGCACTGCTCTCCAGTGACATCAAGGATCCGGTCGAAGCCCTGCGTGTCTATCGTAATAAGGATTCTGTGGAAAAGTGTTTCGATGACCTGAAAAACACACTCGATATGAAGCGGCTGAGAATGCACTCCTCAGCGACGGTTGACGGACGACTGTTTATCCAGTTCATCGCCCTGATACTCATCAGTGCGCTTCGCAAGCAGATGCGGGATTCCGGATTGATCGAGCAGTATACGGTGCGCGAACTGCTCAGGGAGATGGAGACGCTCACCAAGATAACCTATTCCGGAAAGTACGGGCATATCCTTACCGAACTGACCAAGCCTCAGCGTCAGATTCTCACTGCTCTCAATATTCCCGTCCTTGACCCGGCATCGTTATAA
- the guaA gene encoding glutamine-hydrolyzing GMP synthase, translating into MQSVLVLDFGSQYTQLIARRIRELGIYSEILPYNTTPETIREHAPKAIILSGGPTSVYGESAILPHEGIFSLGLPILGICYGLQAIAKHFGGEVASSAKQEFGRAKMLVSRDGEPESMLFRNIPDSDVWMSHGDKVVNLPDGFRITASSANSEMCALETYGSKGALKVFGLQFHPEVQHTLYGKQLLSNFLIDIAGITPDWSPKHFIDHQIEEIRRTAGDETVICGISGGVDSSVAAVLVSRAIGKNLHCVFVDNGLLRKNEADKVMQFLKHLGLRLTLADASELFLKRLKNVASPEKKRKIIGRTFIQVFEEQLDKEKFLVQGTLYPDVIESVSVKGPSETIKSHHNVGGLPKRMKLKLIEPLRELFKDEVRAVGRELGIAEDILMRHPFPGPGLAVRVLGSVSKERLDILRDADEIFLEELKSSGLYQKVWQAFSVLLPVQSVGVMGDKRTYENVLALRAVESSDGMTADWAQLPHDFLARVSNRIINEVRGINRVAYDISSKPPATIEWE; encoded by the coding sequence ATGCAATCAGTTCTCGTGCTGGACTTCGGTTCACAATACACTCAGCTTATCGCACGCCGTATAAGGGAACTCGGCATTTATTCCGAAATTCTGCCCTATAACACAACGCCAGAGACAATCAGGGAACACGCCCCGAAAGCGATCATCCTTTCGGGAGGCCCTACCAGCGTCTATGGAGAATCCGCCATTCTTCCCCACGAAGGCATCTTTTCGCTCGGGTTGCCGATTCTCGGAATCTGTTACGGCCTGCAGGCCATAGCCAAACACTTCGGCGGAGAGGTGGCCTCTTCGGCCAAGCAGGAGTTCGGCCGGGCGAAAATGCTGGTCAGCCGTGACGGCGAGCCTGAAAGCATGCTCTTCCGCAACATTCCGGACTCGGATGTCTGGATGAGCCACGGCGACAAGGTGGTCAATCTTCCCGATGGGTTCAGAATCACGGCAAGCAGCGCGAATTCCGAAATGTGCGCGCTTGAAACTTACGGAAGCAAGGGCGCACTGAAGGTGTTCGGCCTGCAGTTCCACCCTGAAGTGCAGCATACCCTGTACGGAAAACAACTGCTCTCGAACTTCCTTATCGATATCGCGGGCATTACCCCCGACTGGTCGCCGAAACACTTTATCGATCATCAGATCGAGGAGATACGCAGAACAGCCGGCGACGAAACCGTTATCTGCGGCATCAGCGGAGGCGTCGACTCTTCTGTCGCAGCCGTCCTGGTCAGCAGGGCCATCGGAAAAAACCTGCACTGCGTCTTTGTCGACAACGGCCTCCTGCGCAAAAACGAGGCTGACAAGGTAATGCAATTTCTCAAGCATCTCGGACTCCGGCTCACGCTGGCCGATGCTTCGGAGCTTTTTCTCAAGCGATTGAAAAACGTGGCTTCGCCCGAAAAGAAACGCAAGATTATCGGCAGAACCTTCATTCAGGTGTTCGAAGAACAGCTGGATAAAGAAAAATTCCTGGTACAGGGCACCCTCTACCCCGACGTCATTGAAAGCGTCAGCGTAAAAGGGCCGTCCGAAACCATCAAGTCACACCATAATGTCGGCGGACTGCCCAAACGCATGAAGCTGAAGCTGATCGAACCGCTTCGTGAACTGTTCAAGGACGAAGTGCGGGCGGTCGGACGCGAGCTCGGCATAGCCGAGGACATTCTCATGCGCCACCCCTTCCCCGGTCCCGGCCTTGCCGTAAGGGTGCTCGGTTCGGTCAGCAAGGAACGGCTCGATATTCTGCGCGATGCCGACGAAATCTTTCTCGAAGAGCTGAAATCGAGCGGCCTCTACCAGAAGGTCTGGCAGGCGTTCTCCGTGCTCCTGCCGGTACAGTCGGTCGGCGTGATGGGCGACAAGCGCACCTACGAAAACGTGCTCGCGCTCCGGGCCGTGGAGTCGTCGGACGGCATGACCGCCGACTGGGCGCAGCTTCCCCACGACTTCCTTGCCCGCGTCTCGAACCGCATCATCAACGAAGTCAGGGGCATCAACCGGGTGGCCTACGATATCTCCTCGAAACCGCCGGCAACGATCGAGTGGGAGTAA
- a CDS encoding penicillin-binding protein 1A, with protein sequence MKNLFLKKLFFSLIALLFISLTTAMSAFALNPFKGLPSLEELENPNPELASLVYSEDGILLHKFFLKNRTFIPLKSIPKSAQHALIATEDVSFYSHWGIDLRRLALVMGENLIKGRKRWHGASTITQQLAKNLYLTQERTISRKAKEFITAIELEKTYTKDEILALYLNTVYFGSGAYGIEAASRTYFGKPASQLTLPESATLIATLKNPTGYNPVKNPSSSIGRRNLILSLMEKEKFITPAQAAAAKKTRLILKFTPVNHHGLAPYFTEYIRQTIKPASMLGDINVYRDGLSIQTTLDSRMQKYAEQAVREHLSSLQAAFDRSWRWPESLKNQIIKESARFKELREDGLTEQSAMAKLKADRVWLNNLLKEKTRIQVGFVVIDPSNGHVKAWVGGNNFSPDDYRYQFDHVWQAKRQPGSTFKPFVYTAAIDKGIPANFRVLNQPVALRSGSGIWSPRNSDGSSGGLTTLRSALSRSMNQVTVRLAYEQLKVPEIISYARRMGISSPIPSNLSIVLGTAEVTPLELAGAFATYANNGIWNEPVSILKVEDKHNRVISEYRPNSRFAIDSTSNFVMVSMLKDVVNKGTGIALRARYGFDYEAAGKTGTTQSMRDAWFAGFTPQLAAVVWTGFDDERVKFTSMEYGQGARAALPIWALFMKSAYSDPTLKLENRYFHIPDNVIAVPIAGNTNTPSDLMGSDVYIEYYTPKGFNYYKSQPVRSYQSTTEESDDASGSGESAEPQPPPSEESAGEGIF encoded by the coding sequence GTGAAGAACCTATTTCTGAAAAAACTCTTTTTTTCCCTTATCGCGTTGTTGTTCATCTCGCTTACAACAGCGATGTCAGCCTTCGCGCTCAATCCGTTCAAGGGCCTTCCGAGCCTTGAGGAACTTGAAAATCCAAATCCGGAACTCGCTTCGCTTGTCTATTCCGAAGACGGCATCCTGCTGCACAAGTTTTTTCTTAAAAACCGCACGTTCATTCCGCTAAAATCCATCCCGAAATCGGCACAGCACGCCCTGATCGCCACCGAGGACGTCTCGTTCTACAGTCACTGGGGTATCGATCTCAGAAGACTCGCTCTGGTGATGGGTGAAAATCTGATCAAGGGACGCAAAAGATGGCATGGCGCGAGCACCATTACCCAGCAGCTCGCAAAAAACCTCTATCTGACCCAGGAACGGACGATCAGCAGAAAAGCCAAAGAGTTCATCACCGCTATCGAGCTGGAAAAAACCTATACCAAGGACGAAATTCTCGCCCTCTACCTCAATACGGTTTATTTCGGTTCCGGAGCATACGGCATCGAGGCGGCATCGAGAACCTATTTCGGCAAGCCGGCAAGCCAGCTGACGCTTCCGGAAAGCGCGACGCTCATTGCAACCCTGAAAAACCCTACCGGATACAACCCGGTTAAAAATCCTTCCAGCTCGATCGGCAGAAGAAATCTTATTCTTTCGCTGATGGAAAAGGAAAAATTCATTACCCCCGCACAGGCTGCCGCAGCTAAAAAAACCCGCCTGATCCTGAAATTCACTCCGGTAAACCATCACGGACTCGCTCCCTATTTTACCGAGTATATCCGCCAGACCATCAAACCGGCATCGATGCTGGGCGACATCAACGTTTACCGAGACGGACTCAGCATTCAGACGACACTGGACAGCCGTATGCAGAAATATGCCGAGCAGGCTGTCCGGGAACACCTGTCGTCACTGCAGGCGGCATTCGATCGTTCATGGAGATGGCCTGAATCGCTTAAAAATCAGATCATTAAAGAGAGCGCCCGGTTCAAGGAACTCCGTGAAGACGGGCTTACCGAACAGTCAGCCATGGCGAAACTGAAAGCCGACAGGGTATGGCTGAACAATTTGCTGAAGGAAAAAACAAGGATACAGGTAGGATTTGTCGTCATCGACCCATCCAACGGACACGTCAAAGCCTGGGTGGGCGGCAATAATTTCTCTCCCGACGATTACCGATATCAGTTCGACCATGTATGGCAGGCAAAACGACAGCCCGGCTCGACCTTCAAGCCGTTTGTCTATACTGCGGCCATCGATAAAGGCATTCCGGCCAATTTCAGGGTGCTCAACCAGCCTGTGGCCCTGAGAAGCGGCAGCGGAATCTGGTCGCCGAGAAACTCCGACGGCTCTTCCGGCGGACTGACTACCCTTCGGTCGGCATTGAGCCGCTCGATGAACCAGGTTACGGTACGTCTTGCTTACGAACAGCTCAAAGTGCCGGAAATCATCAGTTACGCAAGAAGGATGGGAATCTCTTCCCCGATTCCCTCAAACCTTTCCATTGTGCTCGGCACCGCGGAAGTTACGCCGCTTGAACTTGCCGGCGCTTTTGCAACCTATGCCAATAACGGCATCTGGAACGAACCGGTCTCGATTCTGAAGGTTGAAGACAAGCATAACCGGGTTATTTCTGAATACCGTCCGAACAGTCGCTTTGCCATCGACTCCACATCGAACTTTGTCATGGTTTCCATGCTCAAGGATGTCGTCAACAAAGGTACCGGTATTGCGCTCAGAGCCCGTTACGGTTTCGATTACGAAGCTGCAGGAAAAACCGGCACAACCCAGAGCATGCGTGACGCATGGTTCGCCGGATTTACCCCCCAGCTCGCCGCCGTCGTCTGGACAGGATTTGACGATGAACGGGTCAAGTTCACCTCGATGGAGTACGGCCAGGGAGCAAGAGCTGCCCTTCCGATATGGGCGCTGTTCATGAAAAGCGCTTACAGCGATCCAACGCTGAAGCTTGAGAACCGCTATTTCCACATTCCTGATAACGTGATAGCCGTCCCGATTGCCGGGAATACCAATACGCCGTCGGACTTGATGGGCAGTGACGTGTATATTGAATACTATACGCCGAAAGGATTTAATTATTATAAATCACAGCCGGTACGTTCTTATCAGTCAACCACGGAAGAATCGGATGATGCTTCCGGCAGCGGAGAATCGGCGGAACCTCAGCCGCCCCCTTCAGAAGAATCTGCAGGAGAAGGGATTTTCTGA
- a CDS encoding alpha/beta fold hydrolase: protein MSYLASSRCRLYYEDSAEHNPALQDKPAVLFVNGWAISSRYWKPLVDLLTPDFRCITYDQSGTGRTLIKGHKPSFTIEGFAAEAGELIEHLGLHHSRNLHIVGHSMGGMVATELCIQYREALLSATITACGIFEETAFTSLGLLFLGGLIDVSMQLRNVFQVEPLRSLFIKRAAAKEIGKKYSDIIIEDFTLSDRDATNAVGKFSIDPEALRAYTRHVIAIASPVLCCVGMEDHTIPPEGTISLFEKRKSVSSAPTSLARFMSLGHLPMLEDTPGYGGILKKHFDFAEQFYKKTPGEIEPCEQYLIP, encoded by the coding sequence ATGAGCTACCTGGCATCTTCACGCTGCAGACTCTACTATGAAGATTCTGCAGAACATAACCCGGCATTGCAGGACAAACCTGCCGTTCTGTTCGTGAACGGATGGGCCATATCGTCGCGTTACTGGAAGCCGCTGGTCGATCTGCTGACACCCGATTTCCGCTGCATCACCTACGACCAGAGCGGTACCGGCAGAACCCTCATCAAGGGTCACAAGCCCTCTTTTACCATTGAAGGATTTGCCGCCGAGGCCGGTGAACTGATCGAGCATCTCGGACTGCACCACTCAAGAAACCTGCACATTGTCGGGCACTCGATGGGAGGCATGGTTGCCACGGAGCTCTGCATACAATACCGGGAAGCCCTGCTTTCCGCAACCATTACAGCCTGCGGAATTTTTGAAGAAACGGCATTCACCTCACTTGGCCTGCTTTTTCTCGGAGGACTGATAGACGTATCCATGCAGTTGAGAAACGTCTTTCAGGTCGAACCGCTCAGAAGCCTTTTCATCAAAAGAGCTGCAGCTAAAGAGATCGGCAAAAAGTACAGCGATATCATCATCGAGGATTTCACCCTGTCGGACCGGGACGCAACCAACGCGGTCGGGAAATTCTCTATCGACCCCGAAGCGTTACGCGCATATACGCGCCATGTTATCGCGATAGCTTCGCCGGTACTCTGCTGCGTAGGAATGGAAGACCATACCATTCCGCCTGAAGGCACCATATCGCTGTTTGAAAAACGGAAATCGGTATCTTCTGCGCCGACATCGCTGGCCAGGTTCATGAGTCTCGGACACCTGCCCATGCTGGAAGATACGCCCGGATATGGGGGCATTCTGAAAAAACATTTTGATTTTGCCGAACAATTTTATAAAAAGACCCCCGGGGAAATTGAACCCTGCGAACAATATCTGATACCATGA